Proteins from a single region of Flavobacteriales bacterium:
- the truA gene encoding tRNA pseudouridine(38-40) synthase TruA, with amino-acid sequence MRYFVQLSYDGTPFHGWQVQPNAKSVQGTLTGSLSKLLDEPVEIIGAGRTDAGVHARKMIAHFDAGKPLHDNLVFRWNRFLPHEIAVERIWPLGHIPGKEGRGAHARFDATSRAYEYWIARRKDPFMTDRAWTWHGALDIAAMQTGAEVLKEYTDFESFSRSNSDVHTFNCRIYEAYFEERNHVLVFTIRADRFLRNMVRAIVGTLLEVGQGKRTLDDLRETIEKKDRTVAGTSAPACGLYLIDVAYPPEYTPSS; translated from the coding sequence TTGCGCTACTTCGTTCAATTGAGCTATGACGGCACGCCATTTCACGGCTGGCAAGTTCAACCCAATGCCAAATCGGTACAAGGAACCTTGACGGGCAGCCTATCGAAATTGCTCGATGAGCCCGTAGAGATCATCGGGGCCGGGCGAACCGACGCCGGAGTACACGCTCGTAAGATGATCGCGCATTTCGATGCCGGAAAGCCTTTACATGATAACCTCGTATTTCGATGGAACCGATTCTTGCCACATGAGATCGCAGTGGAACGAATCTGGCCGCTAGGCCATATCCCAGGTAAAGAAGGACGCGGAGCTCATGCTCGTTTCGATGCGACCTCCAGAGCGTACGAGTATTGGATCGCGCGACGGAAAGATCCATTCATGACAGATCGGGCTTGGACGTGGCACGGAGCACTCGACATTGCCGCCATGCAGACTGGCGCCGAAGTGCTCAAGGAGTACACCGATTTTGAGAGTTTTTCACGTTCAAATTCCGACGTTCATACTTTTAACTGCCGGATCTACGAGGCCTATTTCGAAGAGCGCAACCATGTGCTGGTCTTTACGATTCGCGCCGATCGTTTCTTGCGGAACATGGTACGCGCCATTGTGGGCACTCTGCTCGAAGTAGGGCAAGGGAAACGTACATTGGACGACTTGCGCGAGACCATCGAAAAAAAAGATCGAACGGTGGCCGGAACATCGGCGCCCGCTTGTGGTTTATACTTAATTGACGTGGCTTACCCGCCCGAATACACCCCTAGTTCATGA
- a CDS encoding metallophosphoesterase family protein has protein sequence MKRIGLLSDTHGHVDDRMLELLRPCDEIWHAGDIGPIEVTDRLEEIKPVRAVFGNIDDHTVRAHWPLHDRFMCEEVDVWMTHIGGYPKRYSREVRDTIKANPPKLFIAGHSHILKVMYDKDLELLHMNPGAAGIHGFHKLRTMLRFTIDGADIKDLEVVELGKRGSWF, from the coding sequence ATGAAACGAATTGGACTACTTTCGGACACCCACGGGCATGTCGACGACCGCATGTTGGAGCTATTGAGGCCGTGCGATGAGATCTGGCATGCGGGCGACATCGGGCCTATCGAAGTGACCGACCGCTTGGAAGAAATAAAACCCGTCAGAGCAGTATTCGGCAATATCGACGACCATACCGTACGCGCCCACTGGCCGCTGCACGATCGATTCATGTGCGAGGAGGTTGATGTGTGGATGACCCACATCGGCGGTTACCCCAAAAGGTACAGTCGCGAAGTTCGCGATACCATAAAGGCGAATCCGCCCAAGTTATTCATTGCGGGGCACAGCCACATCTTAAAGGTGATGTACGATAAAGACCTCGAGCTACTACATATGAATCCGGGTGCGGCGGGCATTCACGGTTTTCACAAATTGCGCACAATGCTGCGCTTTACCATAGACGGAGCCGATATTAAAGATCTCGAAGTCGTAGAGCTGGGAAAAAGAGGCTCTTGGTTTTGA
- a CDS encoding DUF4293 domain-containing protein, with translation MLQRIQTIYLVAGILWTTSLGYLSDILIVDGSSVELSSNPLVTGLLAIIVVLFAVAIAMYRNRNLQVNVNRVNILYNLVLFGGAAYFAYYHSPRINGLNAHLDAGAIIPVINVVLLTLANRGIMADEELVRSLDRLR, from the coding sequence ATGCTCCAACGCATTCAAACCATATACCTTGTCGCTGGTATCCTTTGGACCACATCCCTAGGGTATTTGTCGGACATTTTAATCGTCGATGGCTCCTCAGTAGAATTATCGTCCAATCCTTTGGTGACCGGATTATTGGCCATTATTGTAGTGTTATTCGCCGTGGCGATAGCCATGTATCGAAACCGCAACCTGCAAGTAAACGTAAACCGGGTGAATATACTGTACAACCTAGTGCTCTTTGGCGGTGCCGCGTACTTCGCTTATTATCACAGCCCGCGGATCAACGGACTCAACGCCCACCTCGATGCAGGCGCTATAATCCCGGTAATTAATGTGGTTCTTCTCACTTTGGCCAATAGAGGAATTATGGCCGACGAAGAGTTAGTGCGATCACTCGACCGCTTGCGCTAA